From a single Sorghum bicolor cultivar BTx623 chromosome 5, Sorghum_bicolor_NCBIv3, whole genome shotgun sequence genomic region:
- the LOC8055028 gene encoding leucine-rich repeat protein 1, with protein MAAPRLAAITAVLGYLVALAALASCSTEGDILYKQRLAWKDPKNVLRSWDPKLANPCTWFHVTCNNDNSVIRVDLGNAGISGPLIPDLGGLKNLQYLELYHNHLNGSIPTTLGNLTNLVSLDLYSNHLTGAIPTTLGTIGTLRYLRLYKNKLTGSIPESLGNLTNLVILDLYSNHLTGAIPTTLGAIGTLGYLRLCKNKLTGSIPESLGNLTNLEMLELQKNALNGAIPSSLGNIKTLKFLKLNANMLTGTVPLEVLSLVIAGNLTELNIAKNDLAGTVRSSRLRVTTIIQDMMKTT; from the exons ATGGCAGCTCCTCGGTTGGCGGCGATAACAGCGGTCCTCGGCTACCTTGTTGCTCTTGCAGCActtgcaagctgcagcactgaAG GTGACATACTGTACAAGCAAAGGTTGGCATGGAAGGATCCAAAAAATGTGCTGCGGAGCTGGGATCCGAAGCTTGCCAATCCCTGCACCTGGTTCCATGTCACCTGCAACAACGATAACTCTGTCATCCGTGT GGATCTGGGGAACGCAGGCATCTCAGGCCCTCTGATTCCAGATCTCGGAGGACTGAAGAACCTCCAGTACCT TGAGCTGTACCACAACCACCTGAATGGTTCAATACCAACAACACTCGGAAATCTGACGAATCTTGTCAGCTTGGATCTTTATAGTAACCATCTCACTGGAGCCATACCAACTACACTTGGCACCATTGGCACACTGAGATACCT GAGGTTGTATAAGAACAAGCTGACAGGGTCTATACCTGAATCTTTGGGCAATCTGACGAATCTTGTCATCTTGGATCTTTATAGTAACCATCTCACTGGAGCCATACCGACTACACTTGGCGCCATCGGCACACTGGGATACCT GAGGTTGTGTAAGAACAAGCTGACAGGGTCTATACCTGAATCTTTGGGCAATCTGACGAATCTTGAGATGTTGGAGCTGCAGAAGAACGCGCTCAATGGTGCAATTCCATCCTCTCTCGGCAACATCAAAACATTGAAGTTCCT GAAGTTGAACGCGAATATGCTGACCGGCACGGTTCCGTTAGAAGTTCTCTCTCTTGTCATTGCTGGGAATCTGACCGAGCT AAATATTGCAAAGAATGACTTGGCTGGCACAGTCAGATCATCACGTTTAAGAG TGACTACAATCATCCAGGACATGATGAAGACTACATGA
- the LOC8055030 gene encoding leucine-rich repeat protein 1, with the protein MAPQFAAAGFLTGLLALATFASCNTEGDILYKQRLAWEDPNNVLQSWNSTLANPCTWFHVTCNNNNSVIRVDLGNAGISGPLLPDLAEIQNLQYIELYGNGLNGSIPETLGNLTNLISLDLWDNLLTGEIPTTLGYVSTLRYLRLYQNNLTGPIPSSFGNLTSLLELKLQENSLSGAIPASLGNIKALQFLRLNDNMLTGTVPSEVLSLVISGNLTELNIARNNLDGTETSSGLRVTAIIQDALKTA; encoded by the exons ATGGCGCCCCAGTTTGCAGCAGCAGGATTCCTCACCGGCCTTCTTGCTCTTGCAACATTTGCAAGCTGCAACACTGAAG GTGACATACTGTACAAGCAAAGGTTGGCATGGGAGGACCCAAACAACGTGCTGCAGAGCTGGAATTCGACGCTTGCCAATCCCTGCACCTGGTTCCATGTCACCTGCAACAACAATAACTCTGTCATCCGCGT GGATTTGGGCAATGCAGGCATCTCCGGTCCTCTGCTTCCAGATCTTGCAGAAATTCAGAACCTCCAGTACAT CGAGCTGTATGGCAACGGCCTGAACGGTTCGATTCCAGAAACACTAGGCAACCTGACTAATCTCATCAGCTTGGATCTCTGGGACAACCTTCTTACCGGCGAAATCCCAACTACGCTTGGTTATGTCAGCACGCTGCGATATCT GAGGTTGTACCAAAACAACCTGACAGGGCCTATACCATCATCGTTTGGCAACCTGACTAGCCTTCTGGAATTGAAGCTTCAAGAGAATTCGTTGAGCGGCGCTATTCCGGCCTCCCTTGGCAACATCAAAGCATTACAATTCTT GAGATTAAACGATAATATGCTGACTGGCACGGTTCCATCGGAAGTCCTCTCCCTTGTCATTTCTGGCAACCTGACTGAGCT AAATATTGCTAGAAACAACCTGGATGGCACTGAGACATCGTCTGGACTGAGAG TGACTGCGATTATCCAGGATGCGCTGAAGACTGCATGA
- the LOC8055029 gene encoding leucine-rich repeat protein 1 translates to MQSLAQHFSVPRTSKVRIAAMATPRFAKATAVLSCLVALATLASCNTEVDILYEQRQTWKDPNDVLVSWDPTLVNPCTWLHITCNNDNSVIRVDLGNAGLSGYLVPDLGGLKNLQYLNLYGNNLTGSIPESLGNLTRLEGLELQKNALSGAIPSSLGNIKTLQFLKLNANILTGTVPLEVLSLVIAGNLTELNIANNDLAGTVRSSGLRVTAIIQDKLKTA, encoded by the exons ATGCAAAGCCTGGCTCAACATTTCAGTGTGCCAAGAACTTCTAAGGTTCGCATCGCAGCAATGGCAACTCCTCGGTTTGCGAAGGCCACAGCAGTCCTCAGCTGCCTTGTTGCTCTTGCAACACTTGCAAGCTGCAACACTGAAG TTGACATACTGTACGAGCAAAGGCAGACATGGAAGGACCCAAACGATGTGCTGGTGAGCTGGGATCCGACTCTTGTCAATCCCTGCACCTGGCTCCATATCACTTGCAACAACGACAACTCTGTCATCCGTGT GGATTTGGGGAACGCAGGTCTATCAGGCTATCTGGTTCCAGATCTGGGAGGACTGAAGAACCTCCAGTACCT GAACTTGTATGGGAATAACCTGACAGGGTCTATACCTGAATCTTTGGGCAATCTGACGCGTCTTGAGGGGCTGGAGCTTCAGAAGAATGCGCTGAGCGGTGCAATTCCATCCTCACTCGGGAACATCAAAACATTGCAGTTCCT GAAGCTGAACGCGAACATACTGACCGGCACGGTTCCATTGGAAGTCCTCTCTCTTGTCATTGCTGGGAATCTGACCGAGCT AAATATTGCAAACAACGACTTGGCCGGCACAGTCAGATCATCTGGTTTGAGAG TGACTGCAATCATTCAGGACAAGCTGAAGACTGCATGA